In the Pocillopora verrucosa isolate sample1 chromosome 4, ASM3666991v2, whole genome shotgun sequence genome, TTTCCATCTTGTATAATGAAGAGTCTCTCAGGCCACGCGCCATAAGCTTTCGAAGCTTCGTTCTCAAACGCATCGACCATGATTGGAACAGAGCATCGACttgattttttcaacatttccGCCGCAGCAAGACGATCTTCTAAACTCTGGTGTTGAGGGATTTCGACATTATTCTGTgggaatagagaaaaaaatatcaccgGAAATCAAGCCTACACTAGGTTTTATTTGAATGGCATCACAACATGATTCAGTAAACAATTACAAAAGTTAGAATGACAAATCAACGCTACTTTCTCCTTAAGGCTTTGAGTGAGCTGGTTTTACAATTCTGTGATTCGTTTGACCTCGACCGAGTCTTCCTCGGCTTTATCGGTTGATCGCTTCATCGTAAAATTATGCATGCAACAGAAATTAAAGTATCTCATTACTATTCTACAAACTGACTTAATCACGTGTTTTGGTTTGATTGCCTCGGGCATATGAGCATtacgttttattttttcgatAAATGATGATTACATAAAAGCTATTCAAGTCCTGTCATCCTGAAATTCTTTCCCTCGAGGAAGGGAATCCGACCATAACGTAAAGTTGGCGAACCGAACTTTcgaaaatgttttcaatcaaaTCAGTGACTGTTTATGCAcacaggaaaacaaaaatattcctgAATTATGAAACTTTCTAGAGAGCTATTCTTTTTCTGCTGAAGTAGCGGCTTGTCAATAATCAATGAGGTTGAATATTAGAAATGGCTGGATATTCAAGATGAGTCGTAAGAACCTGAAAAACAGGTGCGCTACAAAAGAGGAACGCATCAACTTTTACTCCTTAAGTAAACTACTGCATAAACACGCgatcaaaaaacaaatacaaacttACATTCCAGCGCCAGCCATCGGTTGGATGAGCCTCGAGGATGTAAACAGTAAGGAAATCCACTTCGTCGTCATAATCATGAACAACTTTGGCGAAGTTGTTCAGAAAGTTAATGAAAAATGGGGGTCAGCTACAGCTGCCAAAATTCAGAACCAGTGGGCGCGTGCCTTTAGCGAAATCCAGTAGCCTGCACTCTTTACCATCAGTTGAAATAAGCCGGCAATTTGGTGCTAGATTACCCAAGCGGGCTGTCTTGTTCACATCTCCTAACATTATCTTTAAGACGCATCCGAGCATTTTCTTTCCGCCGTATTCATCCCAAAAATTTTGGTAAGGTACCAGAAGATTGCGCTCTTCGAATTTCTGGATGCGTTCTTTGACATAGGGAATGGAGGAGCCGATTCTCAACAATATGACCAGAATTGTGGCATGTAGAGCTGTTAAGCTCAGCAAGATGTTATGGCCCAACTCGGCCAACATTTTCACGTTGGCGCGTTAAAAGCCGTCTTCGCTCTGAAGTTGCAGACTCAACAGAAGCGATAAGAGTGATTCCCAATGACCGCAGTGAACCCTAGAAAATGATTGAACAATCAGCATTTTTGGGATGTTTGTCATCAATTTTCGCGTTGAATGTTTGAACTATCGCTGTGGGAGTCACGGAATATTCGGGTTTCCTTTCCTCAAGATGAAACACTTTTTACAACTAtcaacaaagcaaaaattggaTTTGAAAGTCTCCGCAGGACAGTTACATCTCAGCGGGAACAGAGTTAATTTCTGGCCGCGTTGTACAGCCAGAGGGTCATATCTATCGTATTTCTAACTATTAGTGTAGGGCGTTGTTTTCAAGTGGTGTCTTTAAGCTGAGGGACTTAACCGGTCAAAACCGTTACATCAACTATAATCCAATCCACAGATTTTACCTCTCCATTTAGTGATTCCCGTTAaaagacattttgaaaattagGAATAAGTATTACAACCTTCAGCTTAATTAGATTCACCTCTTGAGGAAAATGTGACAACGACTCATACTGACGTCAATTCTGATAAAGTGCAACAGACCTGAAGATTTGAAGAGGTCGAACCGTCCTAACTTCGATGATAAAACGACAAAAATCAGTGATTTTATACATGACTACTCATTTAACTGCTCGAATGTATTGTTAATTAAGTTGTTTAGACGAACGTATTGAATGTTTAAGAGTAAGCTGCTAAGTAATGAACTCATCGTTTAACGTAACAAAGCATCAATATAGTACAGCAATTCATCTCGGCCTACGCGAAGAGAAAGGTTTGATGCATCTTCTTTGACTTGGGTCATCATAAAACTAAATGAGCAAATTCGTGATTGAAGAGGGTATAACAATGGATCGTAAACAATAACCACAGAACAAAGGAATCGTGCATTAAGCAGACAAACGATCTTTAACAGTTCAGTCTGTTTGACTCAAACACAGTATATGACTTTGAACACTTTAAAGGGTTCGTCAACGGACACTCATCTTGGCGCATAATTGAAAATTCGCGGTTTCAGCCAAAGAAACGACTATGTACAACATTCCAGgtaagtttattttgtttataatcGAGAATATTCCTCGGAATTTAGTGCGACAGAATAAGAATTATCGGCATATGCCATATATTTCCTCTAACACAAATATGAAGGTCACACCGTTTGTGTGACCTCAAACATCGAGTTCTCTTTTTAAATGAGAAGAAAACAAGTCACAACTATGCTGCTAAAATGTTTACACTTACATATCAACTCTGAATTATGAAAATTAGACGTTCAGAAAGTTGAACATATATTTTCCCTGTTTCCCGGAGGAAATAAATGGGATCAAAATGGACACATTCTCAAAATAACTCAACCCTTACGTTTCCACAAAACCAACTGACAGAGGATGTGAAGCAGAAAGGTCAAATTTCAACTGTAATGCAATAAAAGTATTAAACAGCTCTGAAGGGAAGAGTAAAAGCGACTTTTCCGCAATTTTCTCATCGACTTGATCGACacatttatttagttttaaagcGACAACAATTTCAACAGGGCTTAAACAACTAGTGATCTCAGGATAGCAACCCCCGGCTGAAATTGCCACTAGGCCGGTAAAATGGAGCATTTTTGTGGTAAGGGGGCTATGTAACCATAGACTTTGAACATAACATTGCGGATGGCAACAAAATAGATCAGGCAACGATATGGTGCAAAAAATTCTCAAGTAAGACCTTTTTTGATGCAAAAAGATATAGAGCATTAAGATAGCCGAATGGTTATGTCTAACTGTCTCCTGAAGTGTTGTTAGAAACAACGGAATGAaggtaaagaattttaaaggttGCTAATGTCAGATCGGAAATTTCCATCGATGTTCGTCACTAAGTGGACACAGACATACCCACATAATGAATAAAAGCTAATGAATCATTAATCAATCTATGAGGTATATAAGTAAAAACGACTGGGTAACCTGTTCTCTCCTTGTTAAGGAACAAAGGCAACTGTGGTACTGCTTCgctgggagagtataacagggtaatatagtgatatcaactgagttgaaaacgtaaattggccaccgtatagagtataaaggctgacgttttgagcgttagcctttcgtcagagcaattgggTTGATATACGTTTGAACAGACGAAGGAAAAAAACCATGatgacccttttttttctttcggtgTTGATTGGTGAAGTAACCATACAAATTGATATGCGGAAATTACTGTTGATAACCTCTGTGAGAAAGGTCACTGTAATCAATAAAGATCACCACTTAACAAGATCTGAACGAATGACAcgtttacatttcttcattatcattGTAAGTGTATCATGTCGACGTCTCTGGAATGCTACAATCAAAAGAGTGGTGTGCAAAGTGGAGAAAGAATCCTGCCGTTCTATCATCGGTcaaacactgtttttttttttttgcggtagCGCTCACGTTCACATTGGTTGCCCAGACAGACAGTTTGAACATACTAGGTGTACTTGAAAACAAGGGAAATAGATATACATGACCTGTGTTACCTTTCACAAGAAATTTCAAACAGTTGATATTCTTATGGGAGATTACTGATATCAATTAGTAATGTGGTTCTTTTTGGCTTTGGGAATAACTTAAAGCCACACCCTCAAACTGACCCTGTTGTTAGTTGTTATTTTGGTACCGTGCACGAGTGACTATATGTCGTTTCCACTTCAGACGACTTCGTAAAAGTTGGACATTTTTGGAAACTCGCCTTCTTAACTTACTTTCAAGAGGATacgcaattttaaaataaattaagtgtTCCGATTTAGAAGAGCTTTACGGCCGCTCCTTCTTTTAGCCCgtgaatcaaacataaatcaAACACGACTTTATTTCCTGTAAATAGGCGGTCGTGCTCGTTTACAAAAGAGAACGGACCTTAATTATAAGCTATGTAAATGCTACAACTTcacctttttatcatttatgaCGTTAAAAAATTACGTCTTTGATCCTAATCTCACAGACTGTAAACCGGAAAACCACAAAGACCCAGGTTTCAGAACATCAAGCATATGTAGCTGTTGTGGTAAACATTGGTAACCAATAATGTTTTCAAGTAAAGATGATTTGTTTTCCATCAAGAAAAGCTGAATCTCTATTCGAATTTCATCTCTCGATAAAAGAAAGGCACGTTTGTAACgacaagaaagagagagagagagagagagagagagacaatGAGGCTCACACGACCAccaaaacataagaaaaaaaatactcatcAATGTCGCGCGGTAAATTGTCTGACAAATCTCCATTACATCAGTGAAAGCTCCTTAACTTACTCGGAAGTTGTGTTGTTTATCGGTAATTTAACTCTGAAATTGAATATAAGTTGTTAATTCAGTTAACGTGCTAAGCCATGTGGTCAGGTACGTCTTGCTTAGTTTTCTGAGCGCGAtagaaacatcttttttttttttcaatggaaaaGTAAGAAATATGCTTCCCTTTCTTCTAAATCCACAACTCTGATAGTTTCTGACCAACCCCCCTTCCCTCTCTCTCTTATGAGCCCCCCCCCACCTGTGTAGAGCTTCAAGTTTATAACTAGTCCTCTCTCCTCGAATAAGCTTCCTGAGTAAGACTTCAATTTTCCCACTCAAGAATAAACCATGCGTATAGAGCTTCAAGATTCTTACTGACCTACCCTCTCTGAGACGAATATACCTGCATTTGAAAGCCTTTATCGAATCTGAGCGACAATTTTAGAATTCATGTGAGAATCTATGGCTCAGGtatgaatgactgaatgaaaacAAGGTAGAAAGTAGGAAAACGGATCAAAATAGCAATGGTTGAAGGAAAAGATGAACGAACACAAAAATGAATGGCTGTGCTTATTGGAAAACGGAGCAACAGTTATAGACCGAATTACGTACCAGAGGTATAGCTGTCATCAGCGATATTAGTtcaattttaaagtaattttccGTTTTAATCGCTGGGAATTCCTTTGATTAAAGCCATAAAAATTTGTCATCGGTTTTCTTATCAAGGATAAATGCCCGATCTGGCGAAAACCGACAAATAACTTCATATAGCTTCTGTCATAAATCAAAAAGCTTATGCGTTACTGTCGTATCTTGCGATTCTAAAAATGCAATTAACGGAATTAGATTTAGGGATTTGTTTATCCGATAAATCCTCATAATCCTAAACTGCAAGCGAAACCACTCAAGTTTAAGAATTTTTGTGGATGCTCtgtgtttttcattcatttttattcGTATCAGGGATTAACTGAAGATAAGAAGGTCATCTACTCTAATCTCTACTTTCTGATTCTGATGTCGCCGGCAAGTATCGCGTTTCTCGAACAATTTTCGCTGAAAGAGTGTATTCATTATGGAAGCAACACTTGGCTTATCGTAACCTCCTGCCTAGTGACCATGttttgttgaaataaaacgaaaattacCGGCTTCAGTCAGGTTTTTAGTCTTTggagaagaaaaacaacagcatATGAgcaatggaaacaaaagaacTAAACAAACAATCTAGTCCTGTATCATAACAGCCCATAATTGCCAACAGAGAGAACTCTTCATCGTACGCCAAGTTCAAATCGTGATAGACACCATAGCCTTTTTAACAGCGTTTTAGCAAACTATATCTGCTCGAAAACTGTTAAATAAAAGGAATTACCCGCCATTAGGCTTCTTAAAATCTGACAAATTCTTTAAGTACGTCCATTAATCAGCACGTGTCAGAAAATCAACCGGTTGCTGATCTTGGAAGAAAGTTCTGCTCAGTGTTTGATGCAATCTCGACATTACTGAAGATAgcatttcagagaaaaaaatcaagtcgTCAGAAAGACATGGCGACCGCAACGATGTAATTACAATTGCTACACAGGAAATTATTGTATTTCTGGCCCGTGCGGAACGCACACCTGACTTTGCTCAGAGATATTAACTTAATACCATACCCCGTTTCAGACCCTTTGGATGACCATTTGAATTTTGGAAACACGACTATTTGAGCCGTGGTTGGCACTTTTATACCTACTTAGCACCGAAGTAATACATTGTATCAGTTCCTTACGCATATGGAATGAAAACCTAACTGTGGAGTTGTGTTCGGCCATATTTCATCGGCTGATAAGTCATTGAAGATGATATGGTGACCTTGAAGATTTCACTGGACGGGCGGATTCTTTGCAGTTAATTAAAGCACGCAATGAGCTTGCGCAGGCATCCATAGCAATCGATATAATTTACTCCGATTAGTGTTAATAGGTTTACGAAGATCACAAAGAACCGCTAATAATTCCGAATGAAAGAATACCGCGTTTTATGAAGAGGCTTAAGACGAATTTCATGTCTCCAAGCACATGTCCTGTTATGAAACATTACGGCGACGAGTTTTCGCTACTTGCTCATAAATGGCAACCTAGAAAGTCCCATTTATCATTATACAAGTTAAGGTGTTTACCTGTTCTTGAAGCACCAGATTACTGCGACGACTTAACAGACGGAAAACACTTGTTTGGACTCTATCCTTGTAGCCGAGGGAAAAATCGATCCCGCGGGAGGGTGGGACGGGGGAAGTGGATTTTGCAAGGTAATGAGTGCACCATCTTACGTTAATGAACAAGTCCCTTCTACCAAATCGAAAGCTTTAAATGCAGGTTCAGCGTTGGAAGTGCACGTTCTACACGTGTGGTACtaaaagttgtaaaaattataattttaaatattctgtCTCAATACCTTAGAGGTGCCTGCGTGAAGTCAGTCTCCTTCACAATCGTTTTTGGTCTTATCGAGACCAAGCAGATACTGCGAGGAGACTACCCCGAAGTTGATATataaacaatttaaacatttcTCTTACCACAAAAAGGACAAAGAAAGCGGAATTCTCCAAATTTACCTCGAGTTCGGATGAAGGACAGCCTTCAAGTTTGGTATCCTCTGTACCAGATCATTGAACTGCATTAACTGCAAAGCCTCCTTAAATTATCCGGCGGCAAACTATGGTGGATCTAAACTAACAGAATGCCTTAATTTCTGCTGACAGACCTAGTGTGTCAGCTGGACATGAatgtttcctaaaaaaaaacccaaagcAAGACAAACTAATTTGGAAAGATATATAACAGCTTCAGGAAAATAATATaccataataataattatcatccagccatattttcatttcaatgtcACTTTATGTTACTGATTCCACTTTGGTTGGGTTAAGGCCTTCAAAACCACTGATATAGAGACACAATAAACCACTGCAACGCTATTCAAGGTGATTTTATGTACCTCTTTGGGTTAAATTGCAAAGGGGATGCAACATTTACCAGGCTTAAATACATTCAATCTTCATTTTTCCTCGATACCATCATCGGCTCAACAGCAACAGTTGTATCATACATCatcaaaaaccacaacaaaaacaaaggaagactgctttcaagtgttttatttcattactcCAACTGTCGTACTTCTGCCATTCTGTTAAACGAGCAAATACATCCAGCTGATGAACCCTCGAGTGAGGTTTATATCGTCAGCTTTCATTCGTTACACGATAACCACAGACAAAAATAACAACGACATGGGTGCATGATAATCGTACCTTGTAAAAAACAGTGGTCGAATTTCTGGACGTAATATCTGTTATATGACCAACATTATTAACTAAACGAGGGCTTCTTTTCATTATATACGCTCCTCttaaatatgaataaatatGGAACTTTCACAAAGCTCGGAATTTGAACGAACGGTAATAAATAACATagtaaataatataaatatatgcCGTATTAATTTAACAAAAGTTAAAAGAGCCACGTTGCAATTTTAATCTTCGAGTCATTTTCGTCACCAGCCAAGCCAACTTCAGTTTGAACTTGTCCGCTAAATGTTATCACCATGAGGCTAACAAATATGATAGAGGTATATTATATTAACAAACTAAGACGGAACAAGAGTAGCTAgcatgaaaattgaaattgttcaaGATGCCTAAACTGTAACGTGGCCCTTTTAACGTCTAAGAAACTTTCTTTTTACATTACACAATACTATATTATTTCAGCTTTGTACTCCTCCAGCCAGCGTTGCACCTCCGTCAAGTCGTAATTGTACGGACCCGTGCCCCCTTCATAAACTATTTTGCCTTGTTGTATAATAAACAGTCTCTCGGGCCACGCGCCATACGCCATGGAAGCTTCATTCTTCATGGTGTCCACTATAACAGGGGCAGGACAACCGCTGGACTTTAAGATTTCTGCAGCAGCAAATCGGTCTTTCAAGCATTTATGCTGAGCAATTTCAACATTGTTCTAAAGATGCAAAAAagtgtattttaaaacaaactaaaacttttACAAATAGAAGGCTTTGTGTGaacaatgaaataattaatACGGGATCGCTCTGGTTTGCTTCAACGCGCCCAGTGATTAGCTTAAAAAAATCGTGCgttcctctcaaccaatcaggtgaaaaataaaatcaatcgTGACTTGGCAAATCGCATGTTCCCATAGCTTCGggcagtttgcttttttttcgctTCAAGCCGTCATGCAACTAAATAACGATTCCATAATTTAAGAATCGCAGCAAAATTGAAGCAAACatcaccaaaaataaaaggtTATAGACATCCTGACGGAGGGGTAGCactcttttaaacttttttgttgctgtttgcTGTTCTGAGGAGGTCTTTATACTGTTTGATAACGATAGAGaaccacaaaaaaattacagtctGAGGCGGCAAAATGCACTGTGGCTTACAGTCGGTAATTTGGCGGTAACTTTTGGCAAAGACAAATGTGAGGATTGAAATAAATCATGGTGTGGTTTATGTGGGTAAACCAGACACGATTCTGCCACCTCTTGCACTTTAAAAATGCGATTAGTGATATTCGTTTAAGAAGGTGTTGGTGAAATTTGATCAGAGTTTTTTTTGGCCCGTAAGTAAAAGCACTCGAGAACAAACGTTCTGTTTGACTGTTCGTTCTAAATCACCAATGTGATGTCTTCATTGATTCAATGTCAACATCTTACTAAGTCTTATTGATAGAAAGATCATCAACTTCTTGATTCTGAACATATCACGATCAAATCACTCAGTAAAAGCTTAAATATTTGTGTAACTGCTTGAGACCCCGAAGTTTGCTTATCGCAAAACAATTTGAGCAAGATGCTAGAAAACTTGGGTTTAGACCTTGATTGTTTtgagtgaatttttaaagtcaGTTCATTTTCGTACTTCCACATAACTATTACTGTACatggaatttgtttgtttttctcgcATATGTTTAAATTGCAGACCAATGTTTAACGAACAATTACTAACTAAACTACAATAAAACTAACAGTTCTGTATGCTCTTCCTATTTTTAAAGGCTTTGTTTTCGACGGTGAAGTGTTTTTCGTAAGTTTCTTAACAAAAATCCCTATTTCCAAAGATCAAAAGTTCGATAAATAAATCTTCAGTCAGACAAACTGAGACATTCTGTGATGCTGAAACACCTGTTGAAAGTTATCTTAGATAACAAGAAATTTTTGGAATCTAGTTTTTAGAGGCAGACTTTGCCCTGCGCTATTATGCGTCTGCTCAAATGTCATGGTAACAGCGATAATAATAGACCAAAACAAAACCCTGAGGGATTACAGAAGACGAAGATCGCGAAAAGAACCTTGAAAAAGCCAAGAATTAACACTGGTATTTTTGACTTGGCACGTTTCCCTTGGTATCCACGAGGGAAACTTGCCAAGGATGAAAATTGTTTCTTCAAAAAGAGGGAGGGCAATGTGAAGGAAATTGTAGAGGGTTAATAAGAAATTTCTCTCGGGTTTGTCTACATTTCTTAGCGAGCACTGATGCCAAGTTTTCCCTTCACGAGTTAACTGCGAAAGGAAAAACGCACTTCCTAAGGGAACTTTGCTAAGTAAATAGGGAATTAGGTTGAAATTTCAAGATGTAAAGCGTGATATAGCTTCGGGGCCAACGAGAACTAAGGAAGTCGTTAACGATGATCGAAGTGGAAAATTGTTTCTGCCGGTACCGATTGCTCTATTGTTGTGGGAAAGAGTTATGGCATCATTTTCACTGAAAGAAACCGCAAGAGAGACAATACCCTTAAAATCATTGTCTACTAAAACTCGGAACTTAAATAACTTAAAATCCACGATCCATAAGGTTTCAGTTCATCTAACTCGTCTTCTGACTCAAAAAAATCACAACCTTATACTCATTCATATCCCACATATCAAACATTTCCACCAGCACCACGTGGTGAATCAGTCCTGGAGTTTTCCACTAATCGATCAGCTCACAATATTTCAAGGGAGAGACAAGAAGATCAGACACCGGTTTCGCGGGTCAGTTCTGTTGAACCAATTAGTTTAGAGAATGATGCTGATTATAAAGGTAACAGTCGTTTAATACACGCATTGAAATCGTTTTGTATGACCATTTCCGCACGTAATAACGCATCCTAGATTGTTGCGTCGCGAAGAAGACTCAAAAGACCAACAAGTTCCATAACAGATACTTTAAACTACTGTTGTTCGGTTGAAGAAGGGAAGCCAAAACTGAATGGCATATGGGCCCTATAACCCAAACGACATAACTATAAATAcattatcaataaaattttgtgTTACTTCCTTTTATCATCAGGAAAGTGAAAgtattcaaatttcattttgaaaactagCAAACAGTTTGATATGAAACATATTAGTTTGCGTTTGACTCCCTTTTTCTCTCGTCTTCCTCAAGAGTAATTACGCAAAATAAATCAACTCTTccaattgttttccttttatcacGAATTACGTCACTTTAATCGCATCTTGTTTGCTTGCGGGGAGCCGTTCTGACgccaaaaataaatgtttgagGTTTCAATCATACTTGCTATAAACTACCTCATTATGCGCTTATTTTGATGTTCTGCTTTAAAAAAGCTAATTATGAAAAAATCCTTGCGCAAACTTGCCATGTAGGCTATCAAATTCCACACCAATACAAATAATCGTTTTTCGTGAAATAACTCCTCTTCAATTAACcgcaaattttttgaaatgcTGGTGCACATGATCTGCCGCCGTCATCCGCCCATGAATAGCTATGCTTTCTGAAGTCTGTTTTTCGTTACGTCAAATCGCATTTTCCTCAGAACATTGCATTTTCAAGAGTCGCTCACAGCTATGTTTAAAGTGCAGAGAGTGAAAAGCAAATTCCACCTGACCTCACGCAAGCTTCAATCGAACTTTAGAAACGGTAATCTCTATGTGTTGCTTGTTTTTAATAAACGAAAAATGTTCCGTTGATACTCAGTCCTTAATGGGGGACGGCTAAGCTTTTACTTTAAGTGATAAACAAAAGCATGATGTATTTCATCCCTTCAATTGCAAGCATGGAAACGTCTTCACAATTTAGTAACAAATGATGCTTCGTAATAATTAAATTTGATATACAACAAACGATAACGCTAGATATGAATTGCAAGATTCgcttaaatatatatttatacaaacaaacaaacaaacaaaaccaaagatagcataaaaacgaaaaaaaaaaaacagaacaacaaAATCCAAAACTTACATTCCATTTCCATCCGTCACTTGGATGTGCTTCGCTGATGTAAATAACCTTAAAGTCCGCAACATCAGCATAATCCCGAACGACTTTGGTGAAGTCGTTCTTGAGACGGATGAAGAACGGAGGTCAGCTGCAGCTGCCGAAGTTAAGAACCAATGGACGTTCCCCTCTGGCTAGATCTAGCAATCTGCACTCTTTTTGGTCTGTCGAAACCAGCTCACAGTCTGGCGCTGGAGAACCAAGTCGCGCTGTTTTGTTTAGGTCGCCAAGAGTTAACTGCATAACTGCGCGCAACATTTTCCAGCTGCACCACGACTGCCAGAAATCTTCATAGGGCACTAGAAGGAACTTCTCATTGTATCTTTTGATTCTGTCTTTGAGGATAGGGATCGAAGACGCTATTCGCATCAAGCCAATTGCTAAAGTGATACGAATTACCGTTAGCGGCCAAAGAACAGCATATGCTGCTGAAGAAAGCACGGCTGCTGCAAGGCTCTGAAGAGCTCTTGTACTTTGTACGATTGGAGACATCGAAAACTCATTTAAGCACTGCGATACCTCTTTGACCGACTTATATACACGTGCAGTGCGTGTGAGTACGTCATCAGCTTAACATCGGTATGATTCATGCTTACAAAAACAATATTCAAAGAAATTCGCGTGTCATGGGTAAAGTCACGAAAGGTCTAGCTTCCTGTTTTGTATGGGGCACTTGAAGATATTGGGCTTATTTCAGTTGCACGTTCATTTGCGCGAGTGTGCCCTCTGTATTTCTGCTGGCGTCAAACGAAGCAGAACGTATTCGAAAGCGTGCGCGTGTTTTCATGGCACAATAAACAAACGAGTGTTTGGCTGTTACGTTAAAATAAGGAAACTCTTTACATAATCACAGAAAACAGATCTTAGTGGCTCACTCGTAATCTCATTTGGATGGAGGAAAAGTTGTATCGTTTTGTGCCAAAAGCTTAAAAGTACGTTAGCGTGACTGGAAGTTGGATTAAAAAAGGGGGCgtgtttctttctctcttttttccttgCATGGTTCCTCTGATCGACTTAGTTCAGTCACGTAAATGACCTTTCTGAGCAATCACACTTTACAACTTTTACGTTGATGTAATTGGAGGTTGGATTAAATGCAGTCCGTTTCACAATAGCTTCACGAAACTATTGTTCCTTCAAAATTCTTTAACCAACTACTTTCCAGTGTTTCCATAGCGATTCACTTATTCCCAAAAAATAAAATCGAcgacatcagaaaaaaaatgatacgaCCGCATAATCAAGATTTTGACAAACCTCTGTAGATAGCTCTACTGTTTATCATCGGACCCGTCACTTGATTCCAATCGGAGAGAAGTACTATCGCCTTTGAGTAGAATGTTTAGATAATCATTATGATAACCAACAAACCCTTCAAAGAGTTAACCTAAAACGTAAGTGatcaaataacataatgaaAAGGAAGATGGAAAAAGTTTcttaaacagttaaaa is a window encoding:
- the LOC131795557 gene encoding type I iodothyronine deiodinase-like produces the protein MLAELGHNILLSLTALHATILVILLRIGSSIPYVKERIQKFEERNLLVPYQNFWDEYGGKKMLGCVLKIMLGDVNKTARLGNLAPNCRLISTDGKECRLLDFAKGTRPLVLNFGSCSUPPFFINFLNNFAKVVHDYDDEVDFLTVYILEAHPTDGWRWNNNVEIPQHQSLEDRLAAAEMLKKSSRCSVPIMVDAFENEASKAYGAWPERLFIIQDGKIVYEGGTGPYNYKITEVQSWLEKYKARL